In Cupriavidus basilensis, one genomic interval encodes:
- a CDS encoding fimbrial protein: MVFSDEQAARTVRWKHAPDGVFRCSDGIGNYGGSAKPLVKGLIMLFKMTSRALILGVMFFSESAFADCTTTTPNSQAQAKLPPSLSTVRDSVASGIQFPSSTTGYASHSVSRTRDCNFDEIVVTPLGKVVPGATFKAERGSAAVFETGIPGIGYALETANANTPYDPIGAGPTVLPPGPPGSGAWGYYHRVTLVVTGAIETGTYSVPAKNILTIIATLGGAVVSNRQAASLAALSIAVTARTCKITSGATNTVVMPQLVTYSLKAVGDVSAAKSTPFSLGLQCDANLSVYATLTDATNPANTGNVLSLAKNSTASGLGIQIMKQGTTSPLNFGPDSSAKGNTNQWLVGKSGTSASVIKVPFEARYIKTEETIKPGTVSALSTITFS, from the coding sequence ATGGTTTTTTCGGACGAACAGGCGGCCCGCACGGTGAGATGGAAACATGCACCCGATGGCGTATTCCGATGTTCGGATGGTATTGGGAACTATGGTGGATCCGCCAAGCCGCTGGTAAAGGGACTTATTATGCTATTTAAAATGACTTCGCGCGCTCTAATCCTGGGCGTCATGTTTTTTTCTGAATCAGCGTTTGCTGATTGTACGACCACTACACCGAACAGTCAGGCACAGGCAAAACTTCCGCCCTCGCTCAGCACTGTTCGAGATTCGGTGGCCTCGGGGATTCAGTTTCCGTCATCGACTACCGGATACGCCTCTCACAGTGTCAGCAGAACCCGCGATTGCAATTTCGATGAAATCGTCGTAACGCCGCTCGGGAAAGTGGTTCCGGGTGCGACGTTTAAGGCCGAGAGGGGCAGCGCTGCTGTATTTGAAACCGGAATTCCCGGAATAGGTTATGCACTGGAAACGGCAAATGCCAACACGCCTTATGACCCTATTGGGGCTGGGCCAACTGTGCTTCCACCCGGCCCCCCCGGCTCTGGCGCTTGGGGCTACTACCACCGGGTGACTCTCGTCGTAACGGGGGCTATCGAAACGGGAACCTATAGTGTCCCGGCTAAAAACATCCTGACCATCATCGCCACGCTGGGTGGAGCTGTCGTGTCGAATAGGCAGGCGGCCAGTCTGGCCGCATTGAGCATTGCCGTTACGGCAAGAACATGCAAGATCACGTCCGGCGCGACCAACACGGTCGTTATGCCGCAGTTGGTGACGTATAGCCTGAAAGCGGTAGGCGATGTCTCTGCCGCCAAATCGACACCGTTTTCGTTGGGGCTCCAATGCGATGCGAACCTCAGTGTCTATGCAACGTTGACGGATGCGACCAATCCCGCGAATACCGGCAATGTCCTTAGCCTGGCAAAGAATTCGACGGCATCTGGCCTGGGTATTCAAATCATGAAGCAAGGCACCACCAGTCCATTGAATTTTGGGCCGGATTCATCGGCCAAAGGCAATACCAATCAGTGGCTGGTCGGTAAATCCGGGACATCCGCTAGTGTCATCAAGGTGCCCTTCGAAGCGCGCTATATCAAGACGGAAGAGACGATCAAGCCGGGTACCGTGAGTGCGCTCAGCACGATTACGTTTTCGTAA
- a CDS encoding fimbrial protein: protein MKTLTSYIKKHINSRINKSISRRYFMACLGTLTLGATFLPNSAHGCHQNVYEGLTVRLPASLSDSADNILPGNRLPSTASSSVWVFDLNYTSECEENYIRSITLEPYGKVVSGVTYTDGGQTYPVYETEVPGIGYAFGWSLSPNGPWNPAKPGKTEIFSGSSSWQAVQHRVTLVVTGRLATGRYTISKRAVSAMTARFGNGTSTPTRYGFFAGAGTLNVTTRGCKVTSGATNAVALPSLVLNSLKSVGAVSNASASFSITVNCDPNVGLHATLTDASNPANTSNTLTLSGNSTATGVGIQMFRPGETTALGLGPDSSAKGNTNQWYVGSTSASGGTLNVPIVAKYVKTLPVIKPGSVSARSTITFSYQ from the coding sequence ATGAAAACTCTTACCAGCTATATCAAAAAGCATATCAATAGCCGCATCAATAAATCGATCTCGCGTCGGTATTTTATGGCATGCCTTGGCACCCTGACGCTAGGTGCGACATTTCTGCCAAACTCCGCGCACGGCTGTCATCAAAACGTCTATGAAGGACTTACTGTACGTTTACCAGCCAGCCTCAGTGATTCGGCGGACAATATCCTGCCAGGCAATCGCCTTCCATCGACGGCGTCTAGTTCAGTATGGGTTTTCGATTTAAACTATACTTCTGAATGCGAAGAGAATTATATCAGGAGTATAACGCTCGAGCCGTATGGGAAAGTGGTTAGCGGGGTGACTTATACGGATGGCGGTCAGACTTATCCCGTCTATGAAACAGAGGTGCCTGGAATTGGCTATGCCTTCGGCTGGAGTCTATCACCTAACGGACCATGGAACCCGGCTAAGCCCGGGAAAACGGAGATATTTTCCGGATCTTCGAGTTGGCAAGCTGTTCAGCATCGGGTTACCTTGGTTGTGACAGGACGCCTTGCCACGGGAAGGTACACCATTTCAAAAAGGGCGGTATCAGCAATGACGGCGAGATTTGGAAATGGCACCAGTACTCCTACTCGGTACGGATTTTTTGCGGGTGCAGGAACGCTCAACGTGACGACGCGTGGATGCAAGGTGACATCCGGAGCGACCAATGCTGTCGCGTTGCCCTCCCTGGTATTAAACAGCCTGAAGTCGGTCGGCGCGGTGTCGAATGCGTCGGCATCCTTCTCCATCACGGTGAATTGCGATCCCAATGTGGGGCTGCACGCAACACTCACGGACGCATCGAATCCGGCCAATACCAGCAATACACTGACGTTATCCGGCAATTCCACCGCGACCGGCGTGGGCATTCAAATGTTCCGGCCGGGCGAAACGACAGCGCTGGGGCTCGGCCCGGATTCCTCGGCGAAGGGAAACACCAACCAGTGGTATGTCGGCAGCACGTCGGCGTCGGGCGGCACCCTCAACGTTCCCATCGTTGCCAAATATGTGAAGACCCTTCCGGTCATCAAGCCTGGCTCGGTCAGCGCGCGCAGCACGATTACGTTCTCGTACCAGTAG
- a CDS encoding fimbria/pilus outer membrane usher protein, which translates to MPPIQRPNSDIGHMPQLRPICALLLTSLAGWQSNAHADGGTPEAPEPLHVAQVEFEGGFLNNSAGTVDLSKFQRANVVQPGTYSVDLYVEQNWAGRASVPFKAVPGTADAQPCFSEALLKQAGVNLAKLPHHVKVSLAEPGACVRLGQAIADASSSFDFSEQRLTLSIPQVSLVRNPRGYVSPDQWDQGVPVGMLGYNLNVYSTKNQGSSTQTQGYLGLNTGFNLGAWHFRHDGSYNWDDKGRQKYQNVATYVQRSLPSLSSQLVIGESYTSGELFDSTQFRGVRVYTDDRMLPDSMRGYAPVVRGVAKSNAKVTISQNGVKLYETTVAPGAFEIDDLYPTGYGGDLNVSVTEADGVVHSFSVPYAAVPLSLRPGTNRYSVVAGTVRNQQSSKNPLFTQATWQRGFTNLLTGYGGITVAEGYVSVMGGGVLNTSFGAMGADITQARTLIPGVKRFDGSSVRVSYAKNVVQTGTNVSIAAYRYSTAGYFGLNDAMLAREQAERGNSIDTVWRQRNRASLTLNQRLGERGGNLSATASTATYWNRSGSDVNYSVGYSNAYKNISYSVSATRQRSPSGGMSTQYYVGVTIPLGRKTPVTLSGNMVHDSNGKTQLQSSLSGSAGLDNNFSYGLNANHASGDGSSTTNGGANVMYRAPVAELSASVSGGADYQQASVSARGAMVAHSGGITLSQPLSETFAIVEAPEAAGARVTNASGVRVDSRGYAIVPYLTPFNMNMIELDPKGLSTDVELKETSQRVAPLAGSVPLLKFATESGRSALIRSRRPDGSPLPFGATVLNEQGKEVGSVGQMGKIFARGLESQGELTVKWGKDKSAVCHVPYKLPERKKEKGLQPLQRIDAACADGAERPSYAVNRPNR; encoded by the coding sequence ATGCCGCCGATTCAGCGTCCGAATTCCGATATTGGTCACATGCCGCAGCTGCGGCCAATATGCGCATTGCTGCTGACCAGCCTGGCCGGCTGGCAGAGCAACGCGCACGCGGACGGCGGAACACCGGAGGCGCCGGAGCCGCTGCATGTCGCGCAGGTCGAGTTCGAGGGCGGCTTTCTCAACAACAGCGCCGGCACCGTTGACCTGTCGAAGTTCCAGCGCGCCAACGTGGTCCAGCCTGGCACGTACAGCGTCGACCTCTATGTCGAGCAGAACTGGGCCGGGCGCGCCAGCGTGCCGTTCAAGGCCGTGCCCGGCACGGCGGATGCCCAGCCCTGCTTCAGCGAAGCGCTGCTGAAGCAGGCCGGTGTCAATCTCGCCAAGCTGCCTCACCATGTGAAGGTCTCGCTCGCCGAGCCCGGTGCCTGCGTTCGTCTCGGGCAAGCCATTGCGGACGCGAGCAGCAGTTTCGATTTCAGCGAGCAACGGCTCACGCTCAGCATTCCGCAGGTTTCGCTCGTGCGTAACCCGCGCGGGTACGTGAGCCCGGATCAATGGGATCAGGGCGTCCCCGTCGGGATGCTCGGCTACAACCTCAACGTCTACAGCACCAAGAACCAGGGCAGCAGCACCCAGACACAGGGATATCTCGGCCTGAACACGGGTTTCAACCTGGGGGCCTGGCATTTCCGGCACGACGGGTCGTACAACTGGGATGATAAAGGGCGGCAAAAGTACCAGAACGTTGCAACCTATGTGCAGCGGAGCCTGCCGTCGCTGTCGTCGCAGCTCGTCATCGGCGAATCCTATACTTCGGGCGAGCTGTTCGATTCCACCCAGTTCCGCGGGGTGCGCGTCTACACGGACGACCGGATGCTGCCGGATTCGATGCGCGGCTACGCGCCGGTGGTGCGCGGCGTGGCCAAGAGCAATGCAAAGGTCACGATTTCGCAGAACGGCGTCAAGCTTTACGAAACCACGGTGGCACCGGGCGCGTTCGAAATCGACGATCTTTACCCGACCGGGTACGGCGGCGACCTGAACGTTTCCGTCACGGAAGCGGACGGCGTCGTGCATTCGTTCTCCGTGCCGTATGCGGCCGTGCCGCTGTCGCTGCGCCCCGGCACCAACCGCTACAGCGTGGTGGCGGGAACGGTGCGCAACCAGCAAAGCTCGAAGAATCCCCTCTTCACCCAGGCCACCTGGCAGCGCGGCTTCACCAACCTGCTGACCGGCTATGGCGGCATCACCGTGGCCGAAGGCTACGTGTCCGTGATGGGCGGCGGCGTGCTGAACACCTCGTTCGGCGCCATGGGCGCCGACATCACGCAGGCACGCACCTTGATCCCGGGCGTGAAGCGGTTCGACGGCTCCAGTGTGCGGGTGAGCTATGCGAAGAACGTGGTGCAAACCGGCACCAACGTTTCGATTGCGGCTTACCGCTATTCGACAGCCGGGTACTTCGGCCTCAATGACGCCATGCTCGCACGCGAGCAGGCCGAACGCGGCAACTCGATCGACACGGTATGGCGGCAGCGCAATCGTGCATCGCTGACGCTCAACCAGCGCCTGGGCGAGCGCGGCGGCAACCTCAGCGCGACAGCTTCCACGGCAACGTACTGGAACCGCAGCGGTTCGGACGTGAATTATTCGGTGGGCTACAGCAATGCCTACAAGAATATTTCCTACAGCGTTTCCGCAACGCGCCAGCGCAGCCCGAGCGGCGGCATGAGCACGCAGTACTACGTCGGCGTGACGATTCCGCTGGGCCGCAAGACCCCCGTGACGCTGTCGGGCAACATGGTGCACGACAGCAACGGGAAAACCCAGCTGCAATCGTCGCTCTCCGGTTCGGCCGGCCTGGACAACAATTTCTCCTACGGCCTGAACGCCAACCACGCGTCCGGCGACGGCAGCTCGACGACCAATGGCGGCGCCAACGTGATGTATCGCGCGCCGGTCGCCGAGCTCAGCGCCAGTGTCAGCGGCGGCGCGGACTACCAGCAGGCCTCCGTGTCGGCGCGCGGCGCCATGGTCGCGCATAGCGGCGGGATCACGCTGTCGCAGCCGCTGTCGGAGACGTTCGCGATCGTCGAAGCGCCGGAAGCGGCCGGTGCGCGCGTGACCAATGCGTCGGGCGTGCGGGTGGACAGCCGGGGCTACGCCATCGTGCCGTACCTCACGCCGTTCAATATGAACATGATCGAGCTGGATCCGAAGGGCTTGTCGACCGATGTCGAGCTCAAGGAGACCAGCCAGCGCGTGGCGCCGCTGGCGGGATCCGTCCCGCTGCTGAAATTCGCCACGGAGTCCGGGCGTTCCGCCCTGATCCGGTCCCGGCGGCCGGACGGCTCGCCGCTGCCCTTTGGCGCCACCGTGCTCAACGAGCAAGGCAAAGAGGTCGGCTCGGTCGGCCAGATGGGCAAGATCTTCGCGCGCGGCCTGGAGTCGCAGGGCGAGCTGACCGTCAAATGGGGCAAGGACAAATCGGCGGTGTGCCATGTCCCCTACAAGCTGCCGGAGCGGAAGAAGGAGAAGGGGCTGCAGCCGTTGCAGCGCATCGACGCGGCATGCGCGGACGGAGCAGAAAGGCCGTCCTATGCTGTGAACCGGCCGAATCGCTAA
- a CDS encoding molecular chaperone translates to MRHSIPKLLSAMAIASASIVSASIATTANATVVVSGTRLVFPAEEREMTIKLTNDGKLPSLVQAWIDKGNGNENEVPDKIDVPFTLMPTMFRVEPGKGQTLRVIHTNEPMATDKETLFWLNVLDVPPKPSAEDERNLLQVAFRTRIKLMYRPTGLPGKAEEAPAQLKWQLTRGAGEHHYVLKTVNPTPYVVSLGSVQLKMGGTTLDAGMGHVLPGASQTFPVKGLESMPTAPATVEFNSIDDWGGSKNTQMPVVTDLRQ, encoded by the coding sequence ATGAGACACAGCATTCCGAAGTTGTTGAGCGCGATGGCGATTGCGTCGGCATCGATTGTTTCCGCATCGATTGCGACAACGGCCAATGCCACGGTCGTGGTGTCAGGAACCCGCCTGGTCTTTCCCGCCGAAGAGCGCGAGATGACCATCAAGCTCACGAACGATGGCAAGCTCCCTTCGCTGGTTCAGGCCTGGATCGACAAGGGCAACGGCAATGAAAATGAAGTGCCGGACAAGATCGACGTGCCGTTCACGCTCATGCCGACCATGTTCCGGGTCGAGCCGGGCAAAGGCCAGACCCTGCGTGTGATCCATACCAACGAGCCGATGGCGACTGACAAGGAAACGCTGTTCTGGCTCAACGTGCTGGACGTTCCCCCGAAGCCGAGCGCCGAGGATGAGCGCAACCTGCTCCAGGTCGCCTTTCGCACACGGATCAAGCTGATGTACCGGCCGACCGGCCTGCCCGGCAAAGCCGAGGAAGCCCCCGCCCAGCTCAAATGGCAGCTCACCAGGGGCGCAGGCGAGCACCACTATGTCCTGAAAACCGTCAACCCGACCCCTTATGTCGTCAGCCTTGGCAGCGTCCAGTTGAAGATGGGCGGGACGACACTCGATGCCGGCATGGGCCATGTGCTGCCCGGCGCGTCGCAGACCTTCCCGGTCAAGGGGCTGGAATCGATGCCCACCGCGCCAGCGACCGTCGAGTTCAACAGCATCGACGATTGGGGCGGCAGCAAGAATACCCAGATGCCCGTCGTCACCGACCTGCGGCAGTAG
- a CDS encoding fimbrial protein: MKTKILAITLATAGLMTAAGSAQAADGTINFTGNVIASTCKINAGTNDLTVALPRASTSALSKAGATAGRTPFVLALSGCSVAKEAPTKVSVTFEPGTSVNADTGRLKLQGADAAGNVEIALLNDQFKPIKVGAASADQNSQIVDIDATSGAAKMTYAAEYTATGVATAGTANSFVQYTLMYP, encoded by the coding sequence ATGAAAACGAAAATTCTGGCAATCACCCTGGCAACGGCTGGCCTGATGACCGCAGCCGGTTCGGCGCAAGCCGCCGACGGCACGATCAACTTCACCGGCAACGTGATCGCCTCCACCTGCAAGATCAACGCCGGCACCAACGACCTGACCGTGGCGCTGCCGCGCGCGAGCACCAGCGCGCTGTCCAAGGCTGGCGCCACCGCGGGCCGTACGCCGTTCGTCCTCGCGCTGTCGGGCTGCAGCGTCGCCAAGGAAGCACCGACCAAGGTCTCGGTTACCTTCGAACCCGGCACGAGCGTCAACGCCGACACCGGCCGTCTGAAGCTGCAAGGCGCCGACGCCGCGGGCAACGTGGAAATCGCCCTGCTGAACGATCAGTTCAAGCCGATCAAGGTGGGTGCAGCCAGCGCCGACCAGAACTCGCAGATCGTGGACATCGATGCCACCAGCGGTGCCGCGAAGATGACCTACGCCGCCGAATACACGGCAACTGGCGTGGCAACGGCGGGTACCGCGAACTCGTTCGTGCAATACACCCTGATGTATCCCTAA
- a CDS encoding response regulator transcription factor: protein MVNMRRLNINVVIADDTPLILDGLKCALNSIPTINVLASCESSAELFSTLSDISCDVVVTNYSIRGGESGDGLSYISRLRRLHPNVKLVVLTRYKQPAIIKSVLALGVSAIVGRHDDATEVITAIHVSASGGEYISPRVRLALACLQSSIDRSQPLSARETEVMRLYISGLTVGEIAVLLKKGKQTISCQKMSAMRKLGIKSNVDLIKYGNDISHSQH, encoded by the coding sequence ATGGTTAATATGCGTAGATTAAATATAAACGTGGTGATAGCCGACGACACTCCATTGATACTGGATGGCTTGAAATGCGCACTAAATTCAATTCCGACGATAAACGTCCTGGCATCATGTGAATCGTCAGCTGAACTCTTCAGCACTTTGTCCGACATCAGTTGTGATGTTGTTGTAACCAACTACTCCATTCGTGGTGGAGAATCCGGCGATGGGCTGTCTTATATATCCCGCCTCCGCCGGCTGCACCCAAACGTGAAACTTGTTGTACTGACCAGATACAAGCAGCCCGCCATCATCAAGTCTGTTCTGGCCCTTGGCGTCTCCGCCATCGTGGGCCGGCACGATGATGCAACCGAGGTAATCACTGCCATTCATGTCAGCGCTTCAGGCGGGGAATACATTTCTCCACGGGTCCGCCTGGCGCTAGCTTGCTTGCAGTCCAGCATCGATCGGTCACAACCGCTCTCGGCCCGAGAAACCGAGGTAATGCGCCTCTATATATCGGGCTTGACCGTCGGTGAAATCGCAGTCCTTCTCAAGAAGGGCAAGCAGACAATCAGCTGCCAAAAGATGAGCGCCATGCGAAAGCTCGGAATCAAGAGCAATGTTGATCTCATCAAGTATGGCAATGACATAAGTCATAGCCAGCATTGA
- a CDS encoding EAL domain-containing protein has protein sequence MEETPLHLSTTMQMFACQGDHHVEGYTDGAKALQRLGECPFDVVVTGLNVAGVDGIQIIQSLPTSAFAPALVITSAAPRPILVGARKVAESRGIAVMATLPKPLTQQGVHAALGAYGESVKRVRPARPGNTPDFHRDALIAAMENGEMQAWFQPKYALVDDLGHAAEALVRWEHPEFGLLLPGAFLPAIEREGLEDRLLQTMLAQTLAAQQDWKARGHDIAVSVNLTTRLLDDPDLPDRLHAQVTAAKGDPRRICFELTEDSMETQESNYYAGACRLRMHGFGLAQDDFSSGFSSFYRLVATPFTELKLDRSMVKDAIMIDAFRAALSSVVQLGRKMGLTVVAEGVETEAQRRLLQELGCHRAQGFLISPAIQQDAIPRFFRAS, from the coding sequence GTGGAAGAGACTCCGCTGCATCTCTCGACCACGATGCAGATGTTCGCCTGTCAGGGCGACCATCATGTGGAAGGCTACACCGATGGAGCCAAAGCCTTGCAGCGCCTGGGCGAATGCCCTTTCGACGTGGTTGTCACAGGCCTCAATGTGGCCGGCGTTGACGGCATCCAGATCATCCAGAGCCTGCCTACGTCGGCGTTCGCACCGGCGCTGGTCATCACCAGCGCCGCGCCGCGGCCGATACTGGTGGGCGCCCGCAAGGTCGCCGAGTCGCGGGGCATCGCGGTGATGGCAACGCTGCCGAAGCCGCTCACCCAGCAAGGCGTGCATGCGGCGCTTGGCGCGTATGGCGAGAGCGTGAAGCGTGTCCGTCCCGCCCGCCCCGGCAACACCCCGGATTTTCACCGCGACGCCCTGATCGCCGCCATGGAAAACGGCGAAATGCAAGCCTGGTTCCAGCCGAAGTACGCGCTGGTCGACGACCTGGGCCATGCCGCGGAGGCACTGGTGCGTTGGGAACACCCGGAATTCGGGCTCCTGCTGCCCGGCGCCTTCCTGCCCGCCATCGAGCGCGAGGGGCTTGAGGACCGTTTGCTGCAGACCATGCTGGCGCAGACGCTCGCCGCCCAGCAAGACTGGAAGGCCCGCGGCCACGATATTGCCGTCTCCGTGAACCTCACCACCAGGCTGCTGGATGACCCGGATCTTCCCGATCGGTTGCATGCGCAGGTAACAGCGGCCAAGGGCGATCCACGGCGCATCTGCTTCGAGTTGACCGAAGACTCCATGGAAACGCAGGAAAGCAACTACTACGCTGGCGCATGCCGCTTGCGCATGCACGGCTTTGGCCTGGCCCAGGATGATTTCAGCAGCGGTTTCAGTTCGTTCTACAGACTGGTGGCGACGCCCTTCACGGAGCTGAAGCTGGACCGGTCCATGGTCAAGGACGCCATCATGATCGACGCCTTCCGTGCCGCCCTGTCAAGCGTGGTGCAGCTTGGGCGCAAGATGGGCCTGACCGTGGTGGCGGAAGGCGTGGAGACCGAAGCCCAACGGCGGCTGCTCCAGGAACTTGGCTGCCACAGGGCGCAAGGCTTCCTGATATCGCCCGCCATCCAGCAAGACGCCATCCCACGCTTCTTCCGCGCAAGCTGA
- a CDS encoding response regulator transcription factor, whose protein sequence is MDDFHLRVMVADDHPVTLLGIAHSLQGAGGIEVTGTASNSTELVDALGKQPCDVLVLDYVMPDGKYGDGQALISMILRRYPEVRIVTITMVDDPAVLRAIQTLGVTCILSKSDAMAHIVTAVHAAYTGGQYVSPTVASLLEDQEDPGATRKLSAREAEIVRLFRAGYKVGEIAAQLHRSKQTISAQKVAAMKKLGVTRDADLIRYSGNETQPEPEDGQEQA, encoded by the coding sequence ATGGATGACTTTCATTTGCGTGTCATGGTGGCGGACGATCACCCAGTCACGTTGCTTGGCATTGCCCATTCGCTGCAGGGGGCCGGCGGCATCGAGGTAACCGGCACAGCCTCGAATTCCACGGAACTGGTCGATGCGCTCGGCAAGCAGCCGTGCGACGTGCTGGTGCTCGACTATGTCATGCCGGACGGCAAGTACGGCGACGGACAGGCACTCATCTCGATGATCTTGCGGCGGTACCCCGAGGTGCGCATCGTGACCATCACCATGGTGGACGATCCCGCGGTGCTGCGCGCCATCCAGACGCTTGGCGTGACCTGCATACTGAGCAAGTCCGATGCCATGGCGCATATCGTCACCGCCGTGCATGCCGCCTATACCGGTGGGCAATACGTGTCGCCCACCGTGGCGTCCTTGCTCGAAGACCAGGAGGACCCGGGCGCCACGCGCAAGCTGAGTGCCCGGGAGGCGGAAATCGTGAGATTGTTCCGGGCGGGCTACAAGGTGGGCGAGATTGCCGCCCAGCTGCATCGTAGCAAGCAGACCATCAGCGCGCAGAAGGTTGCGGCAATGAAAAAGCTCGGGGTCACGCGCGACGCGGACCTGATCCGCTACAGCGGCAACGAGACGCAGCCGGAGCCGGAAGACGGCCAAGAGCAAGCGTGA
- a CDS encoding ATP-binding protein, with protein sequence MWELYRRASEARPGRPDRNRPLIGQELTLGTDTQALTHLLVNFTHVKYRGEAALLCALHDISAQKKTEQKLREARQAADQANKAKSTFLAIMSHEIRTPLNAMIGCLELMGRAPLSAGQRRRLEIVESSSASLLRIINDVLDVSKVEAGQLTFESIPLRCDQLLQNVRDTFAPLAEAKGLALACEISPGVAGYFLGDPTRIRQVIANLVSNAIKFTESGQVVVRAAFVQDNETSVVQFEIADTGIGIDSAVVPTLFALYTQADSSIHRRYGGTGLGLPLCQRIVEAAQGHISVSSTPGRGSTFTVRWPLQRTEAPPQVAQAGRAAAAKASDAASAVESGNGEPPIQVLVAEDHPATRAMLADQLEQLGIDATIVEDGGKALEALAQRQYDIVLTDIGMPVMDGYALASAIRQQYPGLPIVAMSAHSTPEQAQRSLESSISTVLVKPLPLAVLGRVLRSHAGRSAPKESDSGKTLPELPELPELPITPQICEAMHSATRQTMAAMTDALRAGNADAVLNALHSLSGGFALVGNATLAELCIGLQQLVRSEGLESFQGLWPAFQQEIEDALGELKA encoded by the coding sequence ATGTGGGAGCTCTACCGGCGCGCGTCGGAGGCGCGTCCGGGCCGCCCGGACAGGAACCGGCCGTTGATCGGCCAGGAGCTGACCCTTGGGACGGACACGCAAGCCTTGACGCATCTGCTGGTGAACTTCACCCATGTCAAGTATCGCGGGGAAGCGGCGCTGCTTTGCGCGTTGCACGACATCAGCGCGCAGAAGAAGACGGAGCAAAAGCTCAGGGAGGCGCGCCAGGCGGCGGACCAGGCCAACAAGGCCAAGTCCACGTTCCTTGCCATCATGAGCCACGAGATCCGTACGCCGCTGAATGCGATGATCGGCTGCCTGGAGCTGATGGGGCGCGCGCCATTGTCTGCCGGCCAGCGGCGAAGGCTGGAGATTGTCGAGTCGTCGTCCGCTTCGCTGCTTCGCATCATCAATGACGTGCTGGATGTGTCCAAGGTGGAAGCGGGGCAGCTGACATTCGAATCCATTCCTTTGCGTTGCGACCAGCTGCTGCAGAATGTGCGCGACACGTTTGCACCGCTTGCGGAGGCCAAGGGCCTGGCGCTGGCTTGTGAAATCTCGCCCGGTGTCGCCGGCTACTTTCTTGGCGATCCGACCCGGATCCGGCAGGTGATTGCCAACCTGGTCAGCAACGCGATCAAGTTCACGGAATCCGGCCAGGTGGTAGTGCGCGCCGCCTTTGTGCAGGACAACGAGACATCTGTCGTGCAGTTCGAGATTGCGGACACCGGTATCGGGATAGATTCAGCTGTCGTGCCAACCCTGTTCGCGCTCTACACGCAGGCTGACAGTTCCATCCATCGACGTTACGGTGGCACTGGCCTCGGGCTGCCGCTATGCCAGCGCATCGTGGAGGCAGCGCAAGGCCATATTTCGGTCAGCTCCACGCCGGGGCGGGGCAGCACCTTTACGGTCAGGTGGCCATTGCAACGCACGGAGGCGCCTCCCCAAGTCGCACAGGCCGGGAGAGCGGCGGCAGCCAAGGCGTCGGACGCCGCCAGCGCGGTGGAGTCCGGTAATGGCGAGCCGCCCATCCAGGTGCTTGTCGCGGAAGACCACCCCGCAACCCGTGCCATGCTGGCCGACCAGCTAGAGCAACTCGGCATTGACGCGACGATTGTCGAGGATGGCGGGAAGGCATTGGAGGCGCTTGCTCAAAGGCAATACGACATCGTGCTGACGGACATCGGTATGCCGGTGATGGATGGCTATGCCTTGGCATCGGCCATCCGGCAGCAATATCCAGGCTTGCCCATCGTCGCGATGAGCGCGCACAGCACGCCGGAACAGGCGCAGCGCAGCTTGGAATCGTCCATTTCCACGGTGCTGGTCAAGCCCTTGCCGCTCGCGGTGCTGGGGCGCGTTCTGCGCTCGCATGCTGGCCGAAGCGCGCCAAAGGAATCCGATAGCGGCAAGACATTGCCCGAGTTGCCGGAATTGCCGGAATTGCCGATTACCCCGCAGATCTGTGAGGCGATGCACTCCGCCACGCGGCAGACCATGGCGGCCATGACCGATGCCTTGCGGGCGGGCAACGCCGACGCCGTACTCAATGCACTGCACTCGCTGAGCGGAGGCTTCGCACTGGTGGGAAATGCGACCCTGGCGGAACTATGCATCGGCCTGCAGCAGTTGGTCAGGAGCGAGGGGCTCGAGAGCTTCCAGGGGCTATGGCCGGCGTTCCAGCAGGAAATCGAGGATGCGCTGGGGGAGTTGAAGGCCTGA
- a CDS encoding RT0821/Lpp0805 family surface protein, giving the protein MSLRLFLRRALLCAVTLVPAAPALAYFDSFIHGTVIGSMSQKEAAALYKTVSKTLDDGADGAVVPWTYPASGKRKPIEGNLTPMNGKTDKGQSCRQLKLQLKRADQEDNWTGWFCKQGDGRWRSRKLSDG; this is encoded by the coding sequence ATGTCGCTTCGCCTGTTTCTCCGACGCGCGCTGCTCTGCGCCGTCACGCTTGTTCCGGCCGCGCCGGCTCTCGCATACTTCGACTCGTTCATCCATGGCACCGTGATCGGGAGCATGAGCCAGAAGGAAGCGGCCGCACTATACAAGACGGTCAGCAAGACGCTGGACGATGGCGCCGACGGTGCGGTGGTGCCATGGACCTACCCGGCGTCGGGAAAACGCAAGCCGATCGAGGGAAATCTGACGCCGATGAACGGCAAGACCGATAAGGGCCAGTCCTGCCGCCAGCTGAAGCTTCAGTTGAAACGCGCGGACCAGGAAGACAACTGGACCGGCTGGTTCTGCAAGCAGGGCGACGGACGCTGGCGCTCGCGCAAGCTCAGCGACGGTTGA